Part of the bacterium genome, TAAGTGCCATTCAAACTAAATGCCAATCTAACCATTTAATCTTCTTCCGGCTTCCAACTCTTGATTCCTGGCTCTTCTTGCACCAAAGTTTGAACAAAATTTCTATTGTACGGGCAGTAAGGGCCTATCAGCAGTGGAGATGGAAGAACATGGCAGTGAAGCGGTCCTATCGATAAATCGGGTCCACATGAAAATCAATTGACTATTAGTAATAGTTATGATATAGTAATGGTATGAACAGCTCAGATAAAAGTCCTCTCCTGAGTATCTTTAAGGAGAAATGTAAAGAACATCATCTGAAAATTACCCCACAGCGGATAATTATTTATGAGGAATTGCTCAAGGCCAAGGACCATCCTTCAGTAGATATGGTATTTCAAAAAGTAAGAAGCATACTGCCCACCATATCATTTGATACTGTATATAGAACGATGTCTACCTTTACTGAAGTTGGAATTATCGAGATTGTGGAGGGGTACAGCGGAGTAAGACGTTTTGATGCGGATGTAAGTCCTCATCACCATTTTATCTGCCTGCGCTGCAATCGGATAATCGATTTCTGGGATAAAAATTATAATGATCTCCCGCTTCCCCAAAGCATGGAGGCGCAGCATGTGATATTAAAAAAAAAGGTTATCCTTGAAGGCATATGCAACCAATGCAGGCAAGGCCAAAAAGAATAAAATTTCGCTCTCATATATCAGTCACCATATCTTTCTCATTAGGAGCCAGGAGTCGGAATCCAGAAGAAGGTAAAAGAACTCTTTATCCAATGAAGTTTTTTTACCTTCTTCTGACTCCTGGCTCCTGACTCCTGACTCCTGGCTCCTCTTTTAAAACGGTGTGATGTCTAATATATATGAGCGAAATTTTTTTACTATTTTATTTGTAATCATTACTATCTACTAACAATTATTAAGAAGATGATATTATTTGAGTTACCAGATAATTATTCAGGTATCTCACCGTTCTCTTCCCTGTTGAGGAGAGAGAGCCAGCAGATAGTAACATGGTTTGTTTTTACTTTGGTTTCAGGAGAAGAAAAAATAACTTATCAGGAGGTTTATCATGGATTGCAGAGAAAATGATGTTCATATCCCCATTATTGGGGAAAAAGCCCCATCGTTCAAAGCAGATACCACCCAGGGAGTTATTAACTTTCCCGATGACTACCAGGGGAAATGGGTTATCCTGTTTAGTCATCCCGCCGACTTTACTCCGGTATGTACAACCGAATTTATGACTTTTGCCACCATGGAAAAAGAGTTTAATGACTTAAACTGTAAGCTCATAGGGCTTTCAATAGACAGTATCTTTAGCCACATTGCCTGGCTGCGGACAATCAAGGAAAAAATAAAATATAAAGGCATGGAAAATGTTGAGGTCAATTTTCCGGTGATTGCTGATTTGAAAATGGAAGTCGCCAGAGCATATGGCATGATTCAGCCTGCGGCGAGTACCACACAAGCTGTCAGAGCGGTATACTTTATCGATCCGGAGGCCAAAGTCCGGGCACTTATTTATTATCCACTTTCAAATGGAAGGAATTTTCAGGAGATTAAACGGCTCCTCATCGCCATGCAAACTTCAGATAAACATCACGTTGCAACACCAGCGGATTGGCAGCCGGGTGATGATGTCATCGTGCCCCCGCCGGGAAGCTGCGGTACTGCCAAAGAGCGGGTTGACAATGCTGAAAAGAAGGGGTTTAAATGTCTTGACTGGTTTATCTGCTTTCGGTCTCTGACCTGATTTTCAGCCTGTACTGATGAAACACCGGGGGTGGGACAGGAACCTCCCGCCCCTGGAAACCGGAGGGAAGGTGGAGTGAGAAAATCCAGCCTGATCGTGTCTCAGGACTGTCTTTGCTGCACGTTGTAATTTAATCATTAAGATGCTTGTTATGAGGGAATAGGATATGAGAAAAATCTCTCTGAGTATTATCTTGATTACTTTGATTGGGTATTTTCCCTTTTTGTTTTCGTCTCTTTGCCAAGCAGCCGATAGTGAAGAGCTGAATAAACCTGCCGTGAAATTCAGTAAAGAAACCCATCGGTGTTTGGGATGTCACCAGAATGTTACTCCCGGAATAGTGCATGACT contains:
- a CDS encoding peroxiredoxin is translated as MDCRENDVHIPIIGEKAPSFKADTTQGVINFPDDYQGKWVILFSHPADFTPVCTTEFMTFATMEKEFNDLNCKLIGLSIDSIFSHIAWLRTIKEKIKYKGMENVEVNFPVIADLKMEVARAYGMIQPAASTTQAVRAVYFIDPEAKVRALIYYPLSNGRNFQEIKRLLIAMQTSDKHHVATPADWQPGDDVIVPPPGSCGTAKERVDNAEKKGFKCLDWFICFRSLT
- a CDS encoding Fur family transcriptional regulator, whose translation is MNSSDKSPLLSIFKEKCKEHHLKITPQRIIIYEELLKAKDHPSVDMVFQKVRSILPTISFDTVYRTMSTFTEVGIIEIVEGYSGVRRFDADVSPHHHFICLRCNRIIDFWDKNYNDLPLPQSMEAQHVILKKKVILEGICNQCRQGQKE